The nucleotide window atcccagttcatcccagtccctcccagttccccccagttcatcccagttccctcccagtccctcccagtccatcccagtccctcccagttccctcccagttccctcccagtccctcccagtccctcccagttccccccagttccctcccagttccctcccagtccatcccagtccatcccagtccctcccagtccctcccagttccccccagttccctcccagttccccccagttccctcccagttccccccagtccctcccagttccctcccagtccctcccagtccatcccagttccatcccagttcatcccagtccctcccagttccccccagttcatcccagtccctcccagttcatcccagttccctcccagttcatcccagttccctcccagtccctcccagttccccccagttccctcccagttccctcccagtccatcccagtccctcccagttccccccagttccctccagttccctcccagtccctcccagttcatcccagttccccccagttccctcccagttccctcccagtccatcccagtccctcccagttccccccagttccctccagttccctcccagtccctcccagttcatcccagtccctcccagttccccccagtccctcccagttccccccagtccctcccagtccctcccagtccctcccagttccctcccagtccctcccagttccctccagttccctcccagtccctcccagttcatcccagtccctcccagtccctcccagtccctcccagttcgctcccagtccctcccagtccctcccagtccctcccagttcatcccagttcatcccagtccctcccagtccctcccagttcatcccagtccctcccagttccccccagttcccttccagtatctcccagtccctcccagttccctcccagtccctcccagtccatcccagtcccccccagttccccccagtccccccagtacCGCGGGTCGTCCTCGGGCTGGTTTCCggccagcagggacagcacggTGGATTTCCCggtgccctgcagccccagcgctCCCACCACCAGCACGTCCGTCTGCTCCAGcaggaactgggaggggacccaggagtgccccgtggacccaggagtgccccggggacccaggagtccgggaggggacccaggagtgcccccaaaaccctccaaagggacccaggagtgccccaaacaGCCGcaaaaaggacccaggagtgccccaaaaaggacccaggagtgcccccaaaaaccctcaaaaaggacccaggagtgccccggggacccaggagtgccccggggacccaggagtccgggaggggacccaggagtgcccccaaaaccctccaaagggacccaggagtgccccaaacaGCCGCAAAAAGGATGCAGGAGTGCCCcaaaaaggacccaggagtgccccccaaacaccctcaaaaaggacccaggagtgccccggggacccaggagtccgggaggggacccaggagtgcccccaaaaccctcaaaacggacccaggagtgccccaaacaGCCGcaaaaaggacccaggagtgcccccaaaacccctaaaaggacccaggagtgcccccaaaacccctaaaaggacccaggagtgccccgtggacccaggagtgccccggggacccaggagtgcccccaaAACCCTcgaaagggacccaggagtgccccaaacgGCCGcaaaaaggacccaggagtgcctcaaaaaggacccaggagtgcccccaaaacccctaaaaggacccaggagtgcccccaaaacccctaaaaggacccaggagtgccccaaaagggacccaggagtgccccaaaaaCCCCtaaaaggacccaggagtgccccaaaaaggacccaggagtgccccaacCATCTccacaagggacccaggagtgccccaaaacCCCAcgaagggacccaggagtgccgcggggaccccggcgtccgggccccgcccacctgCAGGGCGCAGTCGCACCAGTTCATCTGCTCGTCCACCAGTTTGATGCTGGTTTTCATCTTCTCCAGCGCCGCCAGGCGGGACTGGGCTGTGGCCGCTGCGGGacgggagggacccaggcgtccgggaggggacccaggagtgccccaagggacccaggagtccgggaggggacccaggagtgccccaagggacccaggagttcaggagggacccaggagtgccccaagggacccaggagtttgggagggacccaggagtccaggaggggacccaggagtgccccaagggacccaggagttcaggagggacccaggagtgccccaagggacccaggagtccgggagggacccaggagtgccccaagggacccaggagtccgggagggacccaggagtgccccatgggacccaggagtccgggaggggacccaggagtgccccatgggacccaggagtccgggagggacccaggagtgccccaagggacccaggagtccgggagggacccaggagtccaggaggggacccaggagtgccccatgggacccaggtgtccgggaggggacccaggagttcaggaggggacccaggtgtccgggaggggacccaggagtgccccaagggacccaggagtttgggagggacccaggagtccaggaggggacccaggagtgccccaagggacccaggagttcgggagggacccaggcgttccCCACCCCCTGCTTTTGATCCCTCTTTGGCCCCACCCCTTCCCTTTAGCCCCGCCCCCCCGAGGccccccccccaggccccgcccactcaCGGTCCAGCGCCAGGGGcgcccccaggccccgcccatGCAGTTGATAGACAGGCTGGGTGGGTCTCGGCCCCTCCCTCtcgcggggcggggccagcgccggcccctccccccccgcggccgaggccccgccccccgggccccgcccctccccctcGCCACGTGACTTCATCAGCACGatgggcggggccggggggggcggggccggcgcgggtCCCGCCTTCGGCTGCGGCTGCTgttggccccgcccccccgagAGTGACGTCaggggggggacccaggcgtccgggagggacccaggcgtccgggtccTGCCCACCCccaaaaggacccaggagtttgggacccccccacctcccaaagggacccaggtgtccgggagggacccaggcatccgggctCCAcccccagagggacccaggagttcgggacccgcccccccaaaagggacccaggagttcgggagggacccaggcgtccgggtccTGCCCacccccaaagggacccaggagtttgggaccccccccacctcccaaagggacccaggagttcgggagggacccaggcgtccgggtccTGCCCCCCcgcaaagggacccaggagttcaggacccgcccccccaaaaaggacccaggagttcaggagggacccaggcgtccgggtccTGCCCgcccccaaagggacccaggagttcgggacccgcccccccaaaagggacccaagagttcgggagggacccaggcgtccgggtcctgcccccccccaaagggacccaggagtttgggacccccccacatcccaaagggacccaggagttcgggagggacccaggcgtccgggtccTGCCCgcccccaaagggacccaggagttcgggacccccccacatcccaaagggacccaggagttcgggagggacccaggcgtccgggtccTGCCCCCCtgcaaagggacccaggagttcgggagggacccaggcgtccgggcgctCACCCGCTCTCCCGGCGGCTTCGCCAGGATAATCGGCGTTTTCGGCAGCAGCCCCGCCGGCTCCTCCCCCTCCTGCGCCAGGGGGCGGGGTCACGcgtggccacgcccccccgcCTCGGCCACGCCCCCTCGCGAAGCCCCGTCCTTTCCAAAATGGTCCCTTATGGGGGCGGGTTGGCCCCGCCCACAATGctctggccacgccccccgccccgcaggccccgcccacagcgcgaggccacgccccctcccagTGCCGCTGCCAATCAAGCACCCCAAGTCCCGCCCAGCCCTTAGCCCCGCCCACCGCcgctaagccacgccccctcgcTTTTGCCAGTGCTGCGCGCCCGCCTGTCAATCAACCttaggccacgccccctcccatTCTCACCACTCTAAACCTGACGCTGCCAATCAtccccaagccccgcccacccctTAGCCCCGCCCACCGCCCCTAAACCACGCCCCCTCCCTTTTGCCAGTACTGCACAGCTTCCTGTCAATCAAcaagccccgcccaccgccaccaagccacgccccctccccaccaATCAATCACCGCAagccccgcccgccgccactaagccacgccccctcccttTTGCCAGGGCTGCGCGCCCACCTGTCAATCACccaagccacgccccctccccctTACCGCAAATCATCCCAAGCCCCGCCCACCTCTTAGTCCCGCCCACCCGTTAGCCCCCCACCCCCTTAGCCCCGCCCAACCCCTttggccccgcccacccccttTAGCCCCGCCCACCCGTTAGCCCCCttagccccgcccacccccgttagccccgcccacccccgtTCGCCCCGCCCACCCGCTCCGGCTCCTTTTCCCGCGTCCAGCGGCGCCGGCCGCCCGGGGCCGGGCTGTGCGCGGAGTCCGACATCGGGGACACCCGCTGGGACCTGCCGGAACGCTCAGGAACCCGCAGGAACCTATAGAGCCCTATAGAAACCCGTAGGGACCTGTAGAGCCCCGCGAGCTCCCGCCGCGCCGGCTCCTGAGGTAAAAACGAGtcccggcgcggggggcggagcGATACGGCGCGGACTATAAGCGGCGCGGAGGGCGCTATAGGGGGCCGGGAGGGGCTAtagggggcagggaggggctatagggggcagggaggggatatAAAAGAAGGGGAGGGCTTGTAGGAGCCGTATAGGTGGCGAATAAGGGGGGTATAGGGGGGGGCTATAGGCCCGGCGGAGGGATACGGGAGGGAGCGGAACGTCTGCGCATGCGTGGAGCGGAGGGATACCTGCGCGGGGCGCGGTTGCCATGGGAACGGGGAGCGACTGCCCGGCCGGTCACAGCGCGCATGCGCGGGGAGGGCGGGATTTAAAGGGACAGGCGCGGTTTTAaaccccgaactcctgggtcccctcctgaactcctgggtcccctcccgaactcctgggtcccctcgcgaactcctgggtcccctcccgaactcctgggtccctcccggactcctgggtccctcctggacACCTGAGTCCCTCCCcgacgcctgggtcccctcccgaactcctgggtcccctcccggatgcctgggtccccccctcgaaattaaataaatgaatgggATGAACAACACCCAACTTGGAGCCACAAGATCTCAACTGGAAAACCCAAAAAATCCACGTGGGAGCCGCAAAAATCAAGCGGGAGCACGATAAGATCAAACTGGGAACAGCAACATCCAACCGGGAGCCCCAAAAAGCAACTGGGAGCCCCAAAAACCAACTGGGAACCCCTAAAATCTGAACTGGGAGCCTCAAAATCCCCCTGGGAGCCCCGAACCGCCCGTTTCCGCCCCCATTTGCCTCGGTGTAACATCACTTCCGGTCCCCACAAGCGCCTCGGTGCCACCTCTAaacctcccctccctgcccccgcGACCGCGAACTTTGGTTCCGCCCCCAACTTTTTGGTTCCGTCCCCAACTTTTTGGTCCCGCctccccccgaactcctgggtccctccgaACTCCTCGttccccccccgaactcctcGGTGTCCCCTGAACTCCTGTTCTCCCCCAACCCCAAAAACATCAACTGGGAGCCCCCAAAACCTCAACTAAGGAACCGCCAAATCCCACTGAGAAACTCAGAATCCCCCTGGGAGCCCCAAAAATCCAACTGGGAACCCCCAAAATCTGAACTGGGAGCCTCAAAATCCCCCTGGCAGCCCCGAACCGCCCGTTTCCGCCCCCATTTGCCTCGGTGTAACATCACTTCCGGTCCCCACAAGCGCCTCCGTGCCACTTCTAAACCTCCCCGCCCTGCCCCCGCGACCGCGAACTTTGGTTCCGCCCCCGACTTTTTGGTTCCGCCCCCAACTTTTTGGTCCCgcctccccgaactcctgggtccctccgaactcctgggtccctcggtGTTTAttgttttggggggggcagCAGCGGCACCAGCACCCGCagcgcccccagccccagcgccgccgccgccagcgcccGCAGCCCCAGCGCCCCCCAGGGGCCGAGTCCCAGCGCTTGCCCCGCCCAcctgtggggaagggggaaaaaagggggcGGGGCGTCAGGGGGGACACGCCCCTTCCTGAAGCCACGCCCCCTAGAGCCACACCCTATGGCTCAATGGGTTTACGAGCCCACACGCCAAGCCACGCCCCCCCCCCGGCCAAGCCCAACCAATCCTGGGCCTCGCTCAGGTCTTAACCCCGCCCCCCTAGGCGGCTCCACCAATCCCAGACCGCGCTCAGCCTTCAATTCccccacccaccaccacccagccAATCCCAGGCCGCGCTCAGCCCTTAACCCCGCCCCTTTTCCCCGCTCCACCAatccccagcccctctctgccCTTAATTCCGGCCCCCCATCCACGCTCAGCCAATCCCCGGCCGCGCTCTGCCCTTAATTCCGCCCCCCAGCCAATCCCTGGCCCTCCTCTGACCTTAATTCCGCCCCCCATCCACGCTCAGCCAATCCCCGGCCGCGCTCTGCCCTTAATTCCGCCCCCCAGCCAATCCCTGGCCCTCCTCTGCCCTTAATTCCGCCCCCGCATCCACGCTCAGCCAATCCCCGGCCGCGCTCTGCCCTTAATTCCGCCCCCCAGCCACGCTCAGCCAATCCCCGGCCGCGCTCTGCCCTTAATTCCGCCCCCCAGCCAATCCCTGGCCCTCCTCTGCCCTTAATTCCGCCCCCCATCCACGCTCAGCCAATCCCCGGCCGCGCTCTGCCCTTAATTCCGCCCCCCCATCCACGCTCAGCCAATCCCCGGCCGCGCTCTGCCCTTCACCCCGCCCACCCCTCACCGCCCACCCCCGCTTCACCACCCCGCCCCTTTCCCACCAATCCCAAGCCTCCCTCTGCCCTTCACCCCGCCCCTTTTCCCCCGCCCGGCCAATCCCGCGGCGCCGCGGGCCGGAAGCGCCGCCCACCCGGTGAGGAAGCCCTCGTAGGCCGCGGCGCCCAGCATGGCGGCGAGCGGGAGGCGCAGCGCGGGCGGCAGTtccggccgccccccggcccagAGCAGCGCGGCGGCCGCCAGGTGCCGGGCCTGCAATTAGCGCTAATTACCCGCTAATTAACGCCCGCGTCAGCCCCGCGCCCGGGGGGGGCGGTCGGTAAGCCCCTGGGGGGTAATTAACGGGGGGTTACTAGCGCTTAAATCGGTAATTAGCGGCGATAATGAGGTGATTAGTGGAGGTGATTGGGTAATTAGTGGCGATAATGACGTGTTAGTGGAGATAATGAGGTAATTACTGGAGATAATGAGGTATTAGTGGAGATAATGAGGTAATTAGTGGAGATAATGAGGTATTAGTGGAGATAATGAGGTATTAGTGGAGATATTGAGGTAATTACTGGAGATAATGAGGTAATTAGTGGCGATAATGAGTTAATTAGTGGCGATAATGAGGTAATTAGTGGAGATAATGAGGTATTAGTGGAGATAATGAGGTATTAGTGGAGATAATGACGTATTAGTGGCGATAATGACGTATTAGTGGAGATAATGAGGTAATTACTGGAGATAATGAGGTAATTAGTGGAGATAATGAGGTAATTAGTGGAGATAATGAGGTATTAGTGGAGATAATGAGGTAATTAGTGGAGATAATGAGGTAATTAGTGGAGATAATGACGTAATTAGTGGCGATAATGACGTATTAGTGGAGATAATGAGGTAATTACTGGAGATAATGAGGTAATTAGTGGAGATAATGACGTAATTAGTGGCGATAATGACGTATTAGTGGAGATAATGAGGTAATTAGTGGAGATAATGAGGTAATTAGTGGAGATAATGAGATATTAGTGGAGATAATGAGGTAATTAGTGGAGAAAATTGGGTAATTATTGGAGATAATGGGGTAATTAGTGGCGATAATGAGGTAATTAGTGGCGAAAATGAGGTAATTAGTAGAGATAATGAGGTAATTAGTGGAGATAATGAGGTAATTAGTGGAGATAATGAGGTGATTACTGGAGATAATTGGGTAATTAGTGGCAATAATGAGGTAATTAGTGGCGATAATTAGGTAAGGCTGCTAATTGGGTGGTAATGCTGCTAATTATGGGATTAATGGCGCTAATTAGGCGATTGATGGCATTAATTAGGCGATTAATGGTgctaattagaaaaataatgtggCTAATTAGGTAATTAATGATCTAATTAGGTAATCAATACGGTTAGTTAGGTAATTAATGGCGCTAATTAGTCAATTAATGCCTCTAATTCAGTGATCAATGCTGCTTATTAGTCAATGGTGCTAATTAGGTAATTAATGTAGGTAGTGAGCTTAATAATGGCTCTAATTAGGTGACTAATGTTGCCAATTAGGTGATTAATGTCGCTAATTAGGTAACTGATGGCACGAATTAGTCAATTGATTGCATTAATTAGTAAACTAATGGCGCTAATTAGTCATTAATTGCACTAATTAGTCAATTAATGGCGCTAATTAGTTAATTAAGCCCCCCAGGGTGATCAATAACCCCCCCCCCGGGTCATTAATATCCACTAATTAAGACCCGTGGGTGCTAATTAAcagtcccagtccctcccagtataaaccagtacaaaccagttcatcccagttccccccactgaccctcccagttccccccagtataaaccagtttAAACCAGTTTAAAccattccctcccagttcatcccagttccccccactgaccctcccagttccccccagtataaaccagtttAAACCAGTTTAAACCATTCCCTCCCAgtctcccccaccccctcccagtataaaccagtataaaccagtatgaaccagcccccccagttccctcccagttcatcccagttccccccattgaccctcccagtataaaccagtataaTCGAGTCCCTCCCAGTTTaaccccagttccccccagtctcccccaccccctcccagtataaaccagtataaaccagtatgaaccagcccccccagttccctcccagtcccccccagttccctcccagtttaACCCAGTTTAACCCcagtcctccccacccactcccagtataaaccagtataaaccagcccccccagtttAACCCAGTTTaacccagtataaaccagtataaaccagtataaaccagtgcGGACCAGGCTGATGTTGGACTCCAGCCCCATCTGCAGGTGCCGCCAGTCGAACTCGACCCCCCGGGCGCCGACCCAGAGCGGGACACACctggggacccaggagtgccccaatggacccaggagtgccccaggggacccgggagtgccccaggggacccaggagtgccccacagacccaggaatgccccaaagggacccaggagtgccccaatggacccaggagtgccccaggggacccgggagtgccccaggggacccgggagttcgggagggacccaggagtgccccacagacccaggaatgccccaaagggacccaggagtgccccaatggacccaggagtgccccaggggacccaggagtgccccaaagggacccaggagtgccccaatggacccaggagtgccccacaGACTCAGGAAtgccccaaagggacccaggagtgccccaatggacccaggagtgccccaatggacccaggaatgccccaggggacccaggagtgccccagggacccaggagtggactgagggacccaggagtgccccagggacccaggagttcgggagggacccaggagtgccccacagacccaggaatgccccaaagggacccaggagtgccccaatggacccaggagtgccccaatggacccaggagtgccccatgaacccaggaatgccccacgaacccaggagtgccccaagggacccaggagtgccccaagggacccaggagtggACCGAGGAACCCGtgagtgccccagggacccaggagttcgggagggacccaggagtgccccaatggacccaggagtgccccatgcacccaggaatgccccaatggacccaggagtgccccagggaacccaggagtgccccatggacccaggagtgccccagggaacccaggagtgccccaatggacccaggagtgccccacagacccaggagtgccccagggaacccaggagtgccccaagggacccaggagtgcctccttagagccccatagacccctatacacccccacagacccccataCACCCCATATCCGACCCCTACAGCCCCCGCGCGGTCTCTATGATCCCTCTGTATGGTCTCTCTATGCTCCTTCTCTATGGTCCGTCTCTATGGTCCCTCTCTATGGTACCCTCACCCCcacagtctctatggtctgtcTCTATGGTCCCTCTCTATGGTTCCCGAGgcagtctctatggtctctatgtaCCCTGcacagtctctatggtccctcTCTATGGCCTGTCTCTCTGGTCAGTCTCTATGGCCCCTCTCTATGGTTCCCCGGGCAGTCTCTCTGGTCAGTCTCTATGGTTGGTCTCTATGCTCGGTCTCTATGGTCGGTCTCTATGGCTGGTCTCTATGGccggtctctctggtctctctgGTCAGTCTCTATGGTCGGTCTCTATGGTCGGTCTCTATGGtcggtctctctggtctctctgGTCGGTCTCTCTGGTCAGTCTCTATGGCCGGTCTCTCTGGTCGGTCTCTCTGGTCGGTCTCTATGGccggtctctctggtctctctgGTCGGTCTCTCTGGTCGGTCTCTCTGGTCAgtctctctggtctctctgGCCGGTCTCTCTGGCCGGTCTCTATGGTCGGTCTCTCTGGTCGGTCTCTCTGGCCGGTCTCTCTGGCCGGTCTCTATGCTCGGTCTCTCTGGTCGGTCTCTCTGGTCAgtctctctggtctctctgGCCGGTCTCTCTGGTCGGTCTCTCTGGTCGGTCTCTCTGGTCGGTCTCTCTGGACTCTCTGGTCGGTCTCTCTGGTCGGTCTCTCTGGCCGGTCTCTCTGGTCCCTCTGGCCCGTCTCGCTGGCCGGGGCCGTACCGGGAGGTCAGCAGCTCGGCGCTGGCCCAGCCCAGAGCGGCCACCAGGATGCGCagctgcccccggcccggcccccgccacagcgccccctgcagccccagcaggtcCAGCACCTCCAGCGACGCCCGCAGGAACTCCTGGGACacacggacagacggacggggGGACGCACGGACACCCacgggacatggggggacatggggacagacggACAATGGGGACACGATGGGGACACATGGACAATGGGGACAGACGGACAATGAGGACAGACGAACACCCCCCCACCAGGGTCCACCCACCACCcatggggcactcctgggtccctttttggggggggttggggcattcctgggtccctctggggcactcctggctcccctccctccacccttGGGGCACTCttgggtccctttttgggggggtttggggcactcctgggtccctggggcactcctgggtccctcccaccACCTTCGGGgtactcctgggtcccttggggcactcctgggtccctctccccaCCCTTGGGGGCACTCatgggtcccttggggcactcctgggtcccctcccactacccttggggcactcctgggtccctcttaGGGGTGTTTGgggaactcctgggtccctctggggcactcctgggtccctccccccacccttggggcattcctgggttcctctggggcactcctgggtccctcaggggtgtttggggcactcctgggtcccctcccctccctctggggcactcctgggttccccggggcactcctgggtccctcggggcactcctgggtccccacTCACCCCCAGCAGGTCGAACCCGCCCGACGGCCCCTCCCAGGTGGGGAAGAACGTGGCCAGAACCAGCatctgggggacccaggcgtccgggggggacccaggcgtccgggagggacccaggcgtccggggggggacccaggcgtccgggacccgccccccccaaacccctcccagtaactcccagtatTCCCCAAAcaccttcccagtgcctcccagtgctcccagttccccccagaACCCttcccagtaacccccagtaacccctcccagtgctcccagtgctcccagttcccccccagtccctcccagttcccccccaaaccccatcccagttcctcccagtaacccccagtgcccccaaaatcccttcccagtaactcccagtaactcccagttaCCCCCCAGTCCCCCCTCAAACCCCCTCacagttccccccagttccctcccagtccatcccagtataaaccagttcCCGGCCGCACCTTTCCCAGTTGCACCAGTACGTAGGTGGCTCCGGCCTGGACGCAGCGCCAGAAGGCGCTGTACTCCGACCTGtcccagtatagaccagtatagaccagtatagaccagtacaaaccagtatacACCCCCCCCGACCTTCCCAGCCACTGCACCGCGACCCGtcccagtatagaccagtatagaccagtatagaccagtacaCACCAGTACACCCCCCCCCGACCTTCCCAGCCACTGCACCGCGACCCGtcccagtatagaccagtatagaccagtacaCACCCCCCCGACCTTCCCGGTCACTGTACTGCGACCCGtcccagtatagaccagtataaaccagtatagaccagtacaCACCCCCCCGACCTTCCCGGTCACTGTACTGCGACCCCtcccagtatagaccagtatagaccagtatagTCCAGTACACACCCCCCTGGCCTTCCCAGCCACT belongs to Caloenas nicobarica isolate bCalNic1 chromosome 35, bCalNic1.hap1, whole genome shotgun sequence and includes:
- the LOC136000781 gene encoding BOS complex subunit TMEM147-like isoform X1, with protein sequence MTLFHFGNCFALAYFPYFITYKCSGLSEYSAFWRCVQAGATYVLVQLGKMLVLATFFPTWEGPSGGFDLLGEFLRASLEVLDLLGLQGALWRGPGRGQLRILVAALGWASAELLTSRCVPLWVGARGVEFDWRHLQMGLESNISLARHLAAAALLWAGGRPELPPALRLPLAAMLGAAAYEGFLTGWAGQALGLGPWGALGLRALAAAALGLGALRVLVPLLPPPKQ
- the LOC136000781 gene encoding BOS complex subunit TMEM147-like isoform X2 — encoded protein: MTLFHFGNCFALAYFPYFITYKCSGLSEYSAFWRCVQAGATYVLVQLGKEFLRASLEVLDLLGLQGALWRGPGRGQLRILVAALGWASAELLTSRCVPLWVGARGVEFDWRHLQMGLESNISLARHLAAAALLWAGGRPELPPALRLPLAAMLGAAAYEGFLTGWAGQALGLGPWGALGLRALAAAALGLGALRVLVPLLPPPKQ